A window of Macrotis lagotis isolate mMagLag1 chromosome 1, bilby.v1.9.chrom.fasta, whole genome shotgun sequence genomic DNA:
TCACATTTTAATACTGAAGACAACATATATTGAAGGCTtcatacttatacatatatacatatacttttaCAAGACAGGAGTGTTACtagttttagaaattaaaaaaatcaataaaacattttaaaatgaacagaacaaaaaagaacagaACACAAAGCAATTTTATCTTCTTAAacgctccaaattattacttattagagaagtgcaaataaaacaattctgaggtaccacctcagattggctaaaatgacaaaaaagaaaatgatcaattttggagaggatgtggaaaaactggaactCAAGCACTATCTGTAGAGTTGTggaatgattcaaccattctggagagcagtttggaagcATGCCCAAAGGggaataaaactgtgtatatcctttgatccagcaatatcactactaggtctataacccAAAGTGATCATTAAACaagggggaaaagacccacatatacaaaaatataacaacttttttttttgtagtggcaaagaattggaaattgagggaatgcccatcatttggggaatggctgaataaatgatggtaaaatgaagtaagaaatcatgaaaggcaggactttagaaaaacctggaaagatttgtatgaactaatgctgaatgaaatgagttgACTCAGAAAAACACTGTTCACAGCAACATttgagatgatcagctgtgatggatacaattcctctcaacagttcagagagtgACAGTCttgagagacctattatggaaaatgtcattcatatccagaggGGGGGAAAACCTATGAAGTTTGAAGGTAGAACAAAATATACTatgtccactttttaaaatttttctattatttcttcctttcttatagtatttctccccttagttctaattcatctttcacaacataatatggaaatacgtgaaactcaattgtacatgtacaatttagattgttcattgccatggggagtggggaaggaaaggaaggaggtagaaaaatatggaactcaaaagcttgcaaaaggatgaatgttgcaaactatgcatgcaattgaaaaaaataaaagctttgttaaaaaaatgaaaggtataacacaaacaaaaataaaagagctaACATTCTATGAAAACACATATACCTATACATATCCACATACAATccaacccatatatatatatatatatagagagagagagagagagagagacagagacagagagagagagagagagtaaatagTTTTCTGCAgtgaagaggcaaaaaaaaaaaaaaaaaggaatataattagGGTTATCAACAAAGTCTGCCAGTAGAGGGTGGCACCTAAGTTATtctttgaagaaagctaggaatTCTATGAGGTAAAGATGAAGATGTTGAACACTGCAGGAATgagggaaaaacataagagatgagaaagaaaaggttTTGGATAGGTGACAGTAGTCAGTCATTTTaactagaaagataaattgaTTAGATGATGAAAGTCAAACAAAAGAGTATCGTTTATCCTGAATGTAATAAGGAACTACTGGAGTTTCTTGAGCAATGAGTGACAATCAAACCTATGCTTTAGATTGGACAGGAATAGACTAGAGAACAAGACTAGTAAAGAAGCTGACTGCACTTCTAGGTAAAAGATGTAATAATCTTGGATATTATCAACTTTTCTCATCTATTCTGTGTCTCATAGAGAAGTTCACAGATGCTAGTGATTTTGTAGAATAGACATGTCAACTGactacctttctttatatccctaacCCTTAGCCCAATGTCTGATATAATccatgcatttaataaataattgactTGACTTGTGGAAGAGAAAGACTGAAGAATTAGAATGACTTAGAATGACTCAAAAGCCAATAACttggaaaagttgtaaaactggATGGATGGAAAGAAGATATGGATTTTGGTCATAATCAGCAAATTGGGTAATATGTCCAAAAAATGTGACAAAATATGACATGAGAATGAATATTGTTAGATAAATTGTGGGAAGACAAACAAACTAACTAGTTCACTGTTGGTGAACagaaccattttggaaagcaatttggaatcacaCAAATAAAGTAACTTCACTGATAAGAAAATTccaatatataataaagtatttataacagcactttttgtggtagcaaagtagATGCCCCAACAAATGAGAAACGGCCAAGCAAATACATAATTGTACAGTAGggaaaaacaaatatgaatactgaaaaatatagaaaaacacAATTTGATGCAGCATGAAGCAGagccaaagaaaaaaattacttgaccACAACAATATAAATTGAAAGGACAATCATAAGACAATCAAAAGTGATTGctgcaaaattaaaaagaataagtaTGGCTCCAAAGAAGATAAATAAGACATTTTCATCTTACTCCTTTTATTACAAGTATAGttcattgcatatattttcaaacttttttaatgtcttaattttgttgaatttttcttcctttttcctttataaaaaaaactgttaCATGGATGACTCTGAGAGAGGTATATGGTAGGATACTGGGGAAAATTCTGTGATATAACAAATTATCAatgatgatatatttttaaaatatgatataacAAATTATCAATGaagatatacttttaaaatagagCTAACCTattctttgagaaaaataaaacatgatgGTAGTGGGGGGGGAATAGGGATTTTTTGGAAGAAGGGCGAAGTTTTTGGGGGGAGAAATGAGTTCTAATTTAGAAATGCTGAATTTGAGGTGCCTATGGAACATGGAGATGAACATTTTCAGCAGGTAGTTGGTAGAGCAGGTTCAGGAAAAGatgatatatataaatttttgagTCACTGACAAAGAGATTATAAATGAACTACAAGGGTTAATGGAATCATTAAGAAAGAAtgtttaaagagaagaaaaagaagctcCCAAATAGGGCTGGGGAGTATACAAACAGAATAGGACATGATTTTGCTACAAAAGAGattgaaaagaaactgaagaacagtagaaccaggagaaagcaacatcagagaaacagagacagagtttAGGAGAGGGAGTGGTCAGCAGTACAAAAAGACTGCAATTTCAATCACATGGTAGAGACAGAAACCAGAATGTGGTTCAGCAAACTAAGCGCTGTCAGaaacaggttttttttgttttttttgtttttgcaaggcaatggggttaagtggcttgcccaaggccacacagctagttcattattaagtgtctgagaccggatttgaactcaggtcctcctgactgtagggccggtgctttattcactgtgccacctagccgcccccagaaacAGTTTTTGACAAAGAAAGAAGACacatgaagaaaatgacatcattCCCCAAAGCTACCTCACTGTCACACATAAACACCGCTGGATCTCATTCCTAAAACGGTTTTGAATCATTATCGCCTGCTGGTGACTTAGAGCTCTGTCGCAAGTCTGGTAGGTCAGTCTATAGCAAAGGCTGACTCGTCCAGTTTGAGGGTGCTGGAAGCGATTACGAAGCTGGATGGATGTGATCATCTCCTGGGACACAGCTCGAGCCACAGTGTGAAATTCTACTTCATCAAATCCTCTCTCCTCATCTATCCAAAAGCTAACATCATGAACATAAGATggaggataaagggaaaaagtctTAAAGGGTTCTATTTTTCCAGAGACAAAATGATCTAGAAAACGTTGGTCGAAGGTCCATAAAATTCTCCAGTCAGAGATCCCCCATATCAACATGACTAAAAGGTCCAGATTcacagatacaaatacaaaatccaAATCTTTGTATAGCTGGCTTGGAGCAGATGTTACGACAGACCCAATAACAAGACCCACAATTTCATCTGGTCCAAAACTGTGAGGCTTCACACAAAtcatataatcttttttatttttctgaggctTAAATGTCAGAGAGCTGCTCAGTTCAGGGCCATCTGGCAATCTCTGTGAAAGAAGGCTATGCAGAGAGCATTTCAGGTGTTCCAAGAACAACTGTAGACAGCAATcacttgtttttttattaaagccataaataaataaagtctcaTGAAATGCTGGCAGCATGAAAGGTGAAATAAGGCATTTCCTAAAAACAGGACCACTGAGGATGTGCAGGGACCCTGGGAGGAAGTCTGGCTCTTGGATAACAGTCTGGGCATAGAGCAGGAGGGGAGGTCTGAGGTAGAACTTTGTTGGGCTTTGAACTCTCTTCTGGGTCTCTTGTTCCCCAATCCAATCAGGGTCTTTTTGAAGATGCAATCTTGAAAATGACAGCAGAAACTCCTCCATATCATATGTGGCTTCACCAGTCAACAGCTCAGAATGTGACATTTTCTCTTCTTGGGGAATGATCCAAAAGGGAGTTGAGGGAGAGTCAGCACTCCGGGCAATATGACCATCACAGCCTTTCTCAGGAAGCAAAAGAGAGGGGCATTTCAGTCTCTGAAGGGAAAAAGTTTTACCCAGTTCAGCAATCAGCTTTTCATTGATGGTCCTGACAGGATGACTTGAATTTGTTTCAAGAAAACCCCTAtttaatataaaagagaaatcattcttctaactaaaaaaaatactaccttgaggtaaaattaaaattacaaataacaAATAAGCAAGAGAAGTTAACTATaagattaagaaataaaagaaattttctattttgaaacAGCATGATGCGATGACTAGAGAACCAGActaaaagtcaggaagacctgggcccAAAACCTATCTTTGACACATAATGGCTGTGTGATTTTGAATAAATCAATGAACCTTTCAGCACCTTAGACAATTCTCTAAGGCAGTATGTTGCAGCGAATTTGCCAACCAGCACAGAAGAGGGGGATTCCTTATCTGGCAATTCGtgtatcagtgaaatcacaggtgtaGTTTCTATCCCTAtcttctattaaaaacaaaaatgcacTCATTCGGATCCCCAATTACTACTTTATCTGGGATAAAgtcaaaaaaatgaagcaattgtaATTACTGAGAATCTAGGGAATAACATATTGACAGTTTTATAGagatcattattatcattaatcaTTTAGCACTTGTAGGATACAGAGCTTCTGTCAAGTTAATTAGTGTACTTCTGAGATGGAGGATATTTCCTGAAAATAAGAGATTACCTGTTTATCTTCCCTACCAGTGCTTCTGGCACAGAAAAGGAAAGCCAATGGTCATCCAGTCTAACTCTGCAGATCACGGGCTGGGTTTCTTCAAAAGGTAAGCTCCGGGTGAAGACATGATTCAAAGCACCTTCCACATGGAAGGACTTGTTCTGACTCCTGGCAAAACACAAGATCCTAagtatatattgaatataatagCAAATGGGAATAAGCTTTCCTAAGaaactaaaatgagaaaatgctATGGCTCAGTTTTTAACTCAGAGCTGAGAGAATAAAGCTTGAGTGTCACTATTATGCATTACCTGTATCCAGTGCACTTGTACCCTGGCACAGCATCAGCATTGAAAGGATGAACATTACTCAAGATGAATCCTCCTCCAGCTGCCATAGCCACTATTTGCCAGCTATTGTGCCATTCTCTCCTGGGACAATCAGCAGGAGTTCCACCTTGTCCCCGGCACAATGCCACATGGACTTCCCCTCTTTCTGCAAGGACATCAGCACagctacaggaaaaaaaagagcccATTCCTCAATAGCAATTAGAAATAATCATGAGTGCCACCAACATATCCAGATTTTAAGACTGCTTTTTAAGGACTAAACTTTTAAGAAATCTGGCTACaagtaaatgaaaatgaaaataaaatcacaatCTGTTTAGAAGTACCCACGAATTATTTTTCAAACAGAAGTATTATATTTGTACTGGAAGGACCAATGTATGCAAGACTGCTGTAAAGTGTGAACAGAGTTTTTGTTTTCCTAATCATTTAAACCAagtattctttttccttctctaacagTTGACCTATACAAAGTATCACTTAAAATGCTATACTATACTATTAATCTCTAGAGCAGGATTACAGAAGTTGAATCTCTTAAATATGTCATTGTTCTGGAATTCCTCTCTACCTGAATATTCTCCCCTTAGACTACACATACCAAATTCAATGTTTCCTTTAAGGAAATATCTAACACTAATTATTACttggagcaaatcacttaattcatCTGAGGCTGggtccttaactgtaaaatgaaagggttggaactaaatgatctctaaggtctccttccaactctaaatatataTTCCAATGCTCAACTTAATTTTGACCTCTAAGGTACTGTTTTACTGAACAGTCTTTCTCATGCTCTTCTCTTTCCAGGCTGGTTTCCCATAAGTAATTTACCACAAATTTTTTTACTACAAATTTTATCACTTGCTCTACACCATAAAGTGTGACCATGgaaaagaaatatacatatacataaaatacacatatagacatacatacatatagacatacacaGAAAACACAACAGAAATAGCATTGCACAAGTCAAATTGGGTGGACAGGTAGCATTATGtggttatatatacatataatatatattatatatacatatacatacacacatatagtgtCTAAGTATAATAAATCTCAACTACattcttggactttttttttaagtttgtttaaGTTTGTAGCCGtcccttttccttcattcttgaaaaaggggaggtgatgccatgacaagcccatgaattggatttgagtgaggggaggctgtcctaagtcaccagcctccccttctcctccagagacatctaggcccagtggccagatatgagcctggacaactggagatggccctggatgggaggcaatcagggttaagtgacttgtccaaggtcacacagtttatgTCAAGCATCTGAGTCCGGACTCGAAC
This region includes:
- the FDXACB1 gene encoding ferredoxin-fold anticodon-binding domain-containing protein 1, producing the protein MVARRLLLVGEGNFSFAAALSEAQGPDTSLVATCPQELTALAGDPGVQENLRRLRERGAEVRFGLDCTQLGAAFGAGCQFDRICFNFPHRGRKAGVAKNRELLAKFFRSCADVLAERGEVHVALCRGQGGTPADCPRREWHNSWQIVAMAAGGGFILSNVHPFNADAVPGYKCTGYRSQNKSFHVEGALNHVFTRSLPFEETQPVICRVRLDDHWLSFSVPEALVGKINRGFLETNSSHPVRTINEKLIAELGKTFSLQRLKCPSLLLPEKGCDGHIARSADSPSTPFWIIPQEEKMSHSELLTGEATYDMEEFLLSFSRLHLQKDPDWIGEQETQKRVQSPTKFYLRPPLLLYAQTVIQEPDFLPGSLHILSGPVFRKCLISPFMLPAFHETLFIYGFNKKTSDCCLQLFLEHLKCSLHSLLSQRLPDGPELSSSLTFKPQKNKKDYMICVKPHSFGPDEIVGLVIGSVVTSAPSQLYKDLDFVFVSVNLDLLVMLIWGISDWRILWTFDQRFLDHFVSGKIEPFKTFSLYPPSYVHDVSFWIDEERGFDEVEFHTVARAVSQEMITSIQLRNRFQHPQTGRVSLCYRLTYQTCDRALSHQQAIMIQNRFRNEIQRCLCVTVR